A portion of the Shewanella sp. SNU WT4 genome contains these proteins:
- the envZ gene encoding two-component system sensor histidine kinase EnvZ, which produces MSLAKLRRWLPRSAFSQIFVLIAFLLLINQVVSYITVAVYFIKPSYQQINQLIARQVHMLFAEGVEIGRENLTLTDALNAKVKDNGMQIYNQKDAVLAGVDKATSYQLLSAQMSEYLGGEAEVRVAQGRSFQIWIKPPQAPSVWIKVPLSDFNELELSPLLLYLIVIGGLSVFGGWWFARQQNRPLRRLQKAAISVSKGRFPETLPLSGSTELIEVTNAFNHMAQSMRQLEQDRALLMAGISHDLRTPLTRIRLASEMMVEEDQYLKDGIVNDIEDMDAIIDQFISYVRQDLAVKREAHSINRLLEDVAAAEAGRIHIELKLSPCQDVPMNDIAIKRVIANLVENAIKYGNGWVKIESRQLDDAIEFTIEDNGGGIANSDIPKLFEPFTRGDSARSNTTGSGLGLAIIKRIIDIHNGQVELSNREHGGLLAKIHLPLSQTQYIDD; this is translated from the coding sequence ATGAGTTTAGCTAAATTACGGCGCTGGCTACCCCGCAGCGCTTTTAGCCAAATATTTGTATTGATAGCCTTTTTGCTGTTAATCAATCAAGTAGTGTCTTATATCACGGTCGCGGTTTATTTTATTAAACCTAGCTATCAGCAAATCAATCAATTGATTGCTCGCCAAGTCCATATGCTGTTTGCCGAAGGGGTCGAGATTGGCCGCGAAAACTTAACTTTGACCGATGCTCTCAATGCCAAGGTCAAAGATAATGGCATGCAGATTTATAACCAAAAAGATGCTGTGCTGGCCGGTGTCGATAAAGCCACTTCTTATCAGCTGCTATCCGCGCAAATGTCAGAATACTTAGGCGGTGAAGCCGAAGTGCGTGTCGCCCAAGGGCGCTCGTTTCAAATCTGGATCAAGCCGCCACAAGCTCCTTCGGTATGGATTAAGGTGCCCTTATCTGACTTTAATGAGTTAGAGCTGTCGCCCTTATTACTGTATTTAATCGTGATTGGCGGCCTCAGTGTCTTTGGCGGTTGGTGGTTTGCCCGTCAACAAAATCGGCCACTAAGGCGCTTACAAAAAGCCGCTATTTCAGTATCTAAAGGGCGCTTTCCTGAAACTCTGCCGTTAAGTGGCTCCACTGAATTGATTGAAGTGACCAACGCCTTTAACCACATGGCGCAAAGCATGCGCCAGCTAGAGCAAGATAGAGCCTTGTTAATGGCGGGGATTTCCCATGATTTGCGCACGCCCCTTACCCGTATTCGGCTGGCAAGTGAAATGATGGTTGAGGAAGATCAATATCTTAAAGATGGCATAGTCAATGACATCGAAGATATGGACGCCATTATCGATCAATTTATTTCCTACGTGCGCCAAGACTTAGCGGTCAAACGCGAAGCGCATTCTATCAATCGTTTATTGGAAGATGTGGCGGCGGCGGAAGCGGGTCGAATACACATTGAGCTTAAGCTCTCGCCTTGCCAAGACGTACCCATGAATGACATAGCCATTAAGCGGGTGATTGCCAACTTAGTTGAAAACGCCATTAAATATGGCAATGGCTGGGTCAAAATAGAATCGCGCCAGCTTGATGATGCCATTGAATTTACTATCGAAGATAATGGCGGCGGCATAGCCAATAGCGATATCCCTAAGCTATTTGAACCTTTTACTCGCGGCGATAGCGCGCGCAGCAACACCACAGGTTCAGGCCTAGGACTCGCCATTATCAAACGTATTATTGATATTCATAATGGCCAAGTGGAACTCAGTAATCGTGAGCATGGCGGCTTATTGGCTAAGATTCATTTACCGCTCAGTCAAACTCAATATATTGACGATTGA
- a CDS encoding peroxiredoxin: MIAVGQKLPEGVLAELSAEGMTQHQVRELFAGKRAVLFAVPGAFTPTCSETHLPGYVVYADQLKAKGVDLIACVSVNDAFVMRAWGKANNAEALTMLADGDGSFAKSLGLTMETAGFGGTRSQRYAMVIDNGVVTALFVEPEKQFGISSAEAVLATL, translated from the coding sequence ATGATAGCCGTTGGACAAAAGTTACCTGAAGGTGTGTTAGCTGAATTATCTGCAGAAGGTATGACTCAGCACCAAGTGCGTGAACTCTTTGCGGGTAAACGCGCTGTGTTATTCGCTGTGCCTGGTGCATTTACTCCGACATGCTCTGAAACTCACTTACCTGGGTATGTAGTGTATGCCGACCAGCTTAAGGCCAAAGGCGTAGATTTGATTGCTTGTGTATCAGTCAACGATGCCTTTGTGATGCGTGCTTGGGGCAAGGCTAATAACGCTGAAGCGCTCACCATGTTAGCTGATGGCGATGGTAGCTTCGCTAAGTCACTGGGTCTTACCATGGAAACCGCTGGTTTTGGTGGCACCCGTTCGCAGCGTTATGCCATGGTGATTGATAATGGTGTGGTGACAGCCTTGTTTGTTGAACCAGAAAAACAGTTTGGGATCAGTAGCGCTGAGGCAGTATTGGCCACGCTATAG
- a CDS encoding oligopeptide:H+ symporter, whose product MTTKAVTVSQTKSFMTVSLIEMWERFGFYGMQALIVYFMVERLGFEDSRANLVWSACAALIYVSPAIGGWVGDKVLGTKRTMIIGAVILTLGYALMAVPSENTWFLFSALGVIVVGNGLFKPNAGNLVRKIYDGDDSKIDSAFTIYYMAVNIGSTFSMLLTPLIKDYVNNTYGNGYGWHAAFSVCFIGLIVGISNYLVMRQSLAAYGSEPDLHPVNTRKLTMVLGCSLIAVAMSAIILEYEMVARIFVYSAGIAVLAIFIHLIRSSHANERAGLIAALVLTIQTVFFFIFYQQMSTSLALFALRNVDWDFVVFGTHLWTWSPAQFQALNPIWIMILSPVLAWAYTWGGKNNKDISIAAKFALGFAVVALGFFIYSIAGNYAINGKTSSWVMIWGYGSYSLGELLVSGLGLAMIARYVPERMGGFMMGAYFVASGISQYLGGVVANFASVPQGLTNPLETLPIYTSLFNKLGIAALACTLIALAVLPIMSRLTKTHNSHQNKG is encoded by the coding sequence ATGACAACTAAGGCTGTTACAGTAAGTCAGACCAAGTCATTCATGACAGTGTCATTGATCGAAATGTGGGAGCGTTTCGGATTCTACGGCATGCAAGCGCTCATAGTGTACTTTATGGTCGAGCGCCTTGGCTTTGAAGATAGCCGCGCCAACTTAGTGTGGAGTGCCTGCGCCGCATTAATTTACGTATCTCCCGCCATTGGTGGCTGGGTCGGCGATAAAGTGCTGGGCACTAAGCGCACTATGATCATAGGCGCCGTCATTCTCACCTTAGGTTATGCCTTAATGGCAGTCCCCTCTGAAAATACTTGGTTCCTATTTTCCGCCCTTGGCGTGATTGTGGTAGGTAACGGGCTATTTAAACCTAATGCCGGTAACTTAGTGCGTAAGATTTACGATGGTGATGATTCTAAAATCGATAGTGCCTTTACCATCTACTACATGGCCGTCAATATTGGCTCGACTTTTTCCATGTTGCTCACCCCGTTAATCAAGGATTATGTCAACAACACCTATGGCAATGGTTATGGCTGGCATGCTGCCTTCTCTGTGTGCTTTATCGGTTTAATTGTCGGTATCAGCAACTATTTAGTCATGCGCCAAAGCTTAGCGGCCTATGGCTCTGAGCCCGATTTACACCCAGTTAATACCCGTAAATTAACCATGGTGCTGGGCTGTTCATTGATTGCAGTGGCTATGTCGGCCATCATTCTTGAATATGAAATGGTCGCGCGGATATTTGTTTATAGCGCTGGCATTGCCGTGCTTGCTATCTTCATTCACCTTATTCGTAGCAGCCATGCCAATGAACGCGCGGGCCTTATTGCTGCACTGGTACTCACCATACAAACCGTATTCTTCTTTATTTTTTACCAGCAAATGTCGACCTCATTAGCGCTATTTGCTCTACGTAATGTCGATTGGGATTTTGTGGTCTTTGGCACCCATTTATGGACTTGGTCACCGGCGCAGTTCCAAGCATTAAACCCGATTTGGATCATGATCCTAAGCCCTGTGCTGGCTTGGGCTTATACCTGGGGCGGCAAGAATAATAAGGATATTTCCATTGCGGCTAAATTTGCCTTAGGCTTTGCCGTCGTGGCCTTAGGTTTCTTTATTTATAGCATTGCCGGCAACTATGCCATTAATGGCAAAACCTCATCTTGGGTAATGATTTGGGGCTATGGCTCGTATTCATTAGGCGAGCTATTAGTCAGTGGTTTAGGGCTAGCTATGATTGCCCGCTACGTGCCTGAGCGCATGGGTGGTTTTATGATGGGTGCCTACTTTGTGGCATCGGGTATTTCACAATACTTAGGCGGAGTTGTCGCTAACTTTGCCAGCGTGCCACAAGGCTTAACTAACCCGCTAGAAACCTTGCCCATCTACACCAGTTTGTTCAATAAGCTTGGGATTGCCGCCCTAGCGTGCACCCTTATCGCCTTGGCTGTATTGCCAATTATGAGCCGCTTAACTAAGACCCATAATAGCCATCAGAACAAAGGCTAA
- a CDS encoding ABC-type transport auxiliary lipoprotein family protein: MISRLSAGVARCCPINLSAIKQNVKSQRAALMLLALSSLLLGCSSSAEPKTTSYYLLNTQASLLPSDGVNAANQLSVADKAQVRPKVVVAVSLAKYLAEPYLVMQIDKHKIHYASFHMWAEPLIDSTRKALLSDLNGLSASGDKGYDFVVQTRTNTKVNANAQAPTPVLKVQIDYFHVTNQSTVVLSGRYQYLQGDDELDQVFAFEAKVPADGYSPSVAVMRQLVNQLAAQITASI; this comes from the coding sequence ATGATTAGCCGATTATCCGCAGGAGTGGCACGCTGTTGCCCAATAAACCTGAGTGCGATTAAGCAGAACGTTAAGAGTCAGCGCGCCGCCTTAATGTTGCTGGCTCTCAGTAGCTTACTGCTTGGCTGCAGTTCAAGCGCTGAGCCTAAAACCACCAGTTATTACTTACTAAATACCCAAGCATCATTACTACCTAGCGATGGCGTTAATGCTGCAAATCAATTAAGCGTCGCCGATAAAGCGCAAGTGCGCCCTAAGGTAGTGGTAGCTGTGAGCTTAGCTAAGTATTTGGCTGAGCCGTATTTAGTGATGCAAATCGATAAGCATAAAATCCATTACGCCAGTTTTCATATGTGGGCTGAGCCGCTGATAGATAGCACCCGCAAAGCGCTGCTAAGCGATCTTAATGGCTTAAGCGCAAGTGGTGACAAAGGCTATGACTTTGTGGTGCAAACGCGCACTAACACTAAAGTTAACGCCAATGCTCAAGCGCCAACGCCTGTGCTTAAGGTGCAGATAGATTATTTTCATGTGACCAATCAATCTACCGTAGTGCTTTCTGGCCGTTACCAGTATTTGCAAGGGGATGATGAGTTAGATCAAGTGTTTGCGTTTGAAGCTAAAGTGCCAGCTGATGGCTATTCACCCTCAGTTGCTGTGATGCGCCAGTTAGTCAATCAGTTAGCTGCGCAGATCACGGCCAGCATTTAG
- the pqiB gene encoding intermembrane transport protein PqiB encodes MNLDKQMDADIKPVRGISAIWFVPIVALLIGVWMVYYHLSHQGPAITIYFDSAEGMEAGKTKIKSRYVNIGEVESIRLNEEGDGVNVTARLAKSAEKMLVEDTNFWVVTPKITLAGVSGLDTLISGVYIELAPGASKKSADTYTALESAPITPKGTPGLHLTLNSNKEFDYAKGDPIIYKGLTVGQIDDVFFNIEQRVVYYNAFINAPYHELITSNTRFWDASGLTVSLNAEGISVNTGNVETMLTNGVTFDVPDGMPLGDKITERTDFDIYQDYLSASNARYTQSLPYVMLVNDSIRGLNVGAPVEYRGVQIGQVTAVNLGSVDPKELYNDAISIPVLINLNPGRVGLPDTQQGAEIMNEQNINWVKSGLRASLKTGNVLTGSLFVDLQHFDLPKLKEIASYKGYAVIPTVKNEFSQITDKFGQLVDKINRLPINDMATNANATLTNANTTLANASALLVDLQRSTNSLDKLLTAADQQQLIQELTATLENISRLSGDFSQGSTGYEQLQQGIQSISDVMYELKPLLEQLKHQPNGLIFDSGTEHLEPKKHPEVTQ; translated from the coding sequence ATGAACCTAGATAAGCAAATGGACGCTGACATTAAGCCAGTTAGAGGCATATCTGCCATCTGGTTTGTGCCCATAGTTGCGCTTTTGATTGGTGTTTGGATGGTGTATTACCACTTAAGCCATCAAGGGCCTGCCATCACCATTTATTTTGATTCTGCCGAAGGCATGGAAGCTGGCAAAACTAAAATTAAATCCCGTTACGTTAATATCGGTGAAGTAGAAAGCATTCGTCTCAATGAAGAGGGCGATGGGGTGAATGTCACCGCGCGGCTCGCTAAAAGCGCTGAAAAAATGCTGGTGGAAGACACTAATTTTTGGGTGGTCACCCCTAAAATCACCTTGGCTGGGGTATCTGGCTTAGATACCTTAATTTCAGGGGTATATATTGAGCTTGCGCCCGGTGCTTCTAAAAAATCCGCCGATACTTATACCGCGCTCGAATCTGCCCCTATTACTCCCAAAGGCACGCCAGGCTTACATTTAACCCTTAATAGTAATAAAGAATTTGATTACGCTAAGGGGGATCCCATCATTTATAAAGGCTTAACTGTGGGTCAGATTGATGATGTGTTTTTTAACATTGAGCAGCGGGTAGTTTACTACAACGCCTTTATTAACGCGCCATATCATGAGTTGATTACTAGTAATACCCGCTTTTGGGATGCAAGCGGCTTAACTGTCTCTCTTAATGCCGAAGGCATAAGTGTTAATACCGGCAATGTTGAAACCATGCTCACCAATGGCGTGACCTTTGATGTGCCAGATGGCATGCCGCTTGGCGACAAAATTACTGAACGTACTGATTTTGATATTTATCAAGATTATCTTAGCGCCAGTAACGCCAGATATACGCAGTCGCTGCCTTACGTCATGCTAGTGAATGACAGTATTCGTGGTCTCAATGTTGGCGCGCCAGTGGAGTATCGCGGCGTGCAAATTGGACAAGTCACAGCCGTGAACTTGGGCAGCGTTGATCCTAAGGAGCTTTATAACGATGCCATTAGTATTCCGGTATTGATTAACTTAAACCCTGGGCGCGTGGGCTTACCTGATACTCAGCAAGGGGCTGAGATAATGAATGAACAAAACATAAATTGGGTGAAAAGTGGCCTGCGGGCGAGCTTAAAAACTGGCAATGTGCTGACGGGAAGCTTGTTTGTCGACTTGCAGCATTTTGATTTACCTAAGCTTAAAGAGATAGCTAGCTATAAAGGCTATGCGGTTATTCCAACCGTGAAAAATGAGTTCTCGCAGATCACCGACAAATTTGGTCAGTTGGTGGATAAAATCAATCGTCTGCCCATCAATGATATGGCGACCAATGCCAATGCCACGCTCACCAATGCTAATACGACCTTAGCCAATGCTTCGGCCTTGTTGGTGGATTTACAGCGCAGCACCAATAGCTTAGATAAGCTGTTAACCGCAGCCGATCAGCAGCAATTAATCCAAGAGTTAACCGCCACCCTTGAAAATATCTCGCGTTTAAGTGGCGACTTCTCCCAAGGCTCGACAGGTTACGAGCAATTGCAGCAAGGCATACAAAGCATCTCGGATGTTATGTATGAATTAAAACCGCTGTTAGAGCAGCTAAAACATCAACCCAACGGGCTCATCTTCGATTCTGGGACTGAGCATTTAGAACCGAAAAAACATCCTGAGGTGACTCAATGA
- a CDS encoding paraquat-inducible protein A encodes MNSSESLVVVEHDTCHECDLRVAIPPLQVNQKALCPRCGFLLAAKRRNALNRMLAFALTALIFLALSLPFHFISFKSSGLENEIKMLDSVTILISSGYGFLAVIEVITVLLIPMLVLISLMYVTLSLKLGRMPWQGREIMALIYRLLPWNMAEIFLVGTLVSLVKIISLADIHLGPSFFAFILFSISMTATLLHIDKRSFNQAFASCAAAANDNHSSAIITASVPHAPVQPSLSIQRTWALIITSILLYIPANILPIMNTRLLGQDDPSTIIGGVLLLWHHGSYPIAMVIFVASVMVPIIKILVLIWLNYSVQTGAFRYAKQRIRWYRLAEFVGRWSMIDIFVVIILASLVQLGNAMSIVPGSATFAFAAVVIVTMLAAMSFEPKLIYNDKVGYEPR; translated from the coding sequence ATGAACAGCAGCGAATCATTAGTCGTGGTTGAGCATGACACTTGTCATGAGTGTGATTTACGGGTTGCCATCCCACCTTTGCAAGTGAATCAAAAGGCGCTGTGCCCGCGTTGTGGTTTTTTGCTGGCGGCTAAACGGCGCAATGCCTTAAACCGTATGTTGGCCTTTGCGCTGACGGCGTTGATTTTTTTAGCCTTGTCGCTGCCATTTCATTTTATTTCGTTTAAATCTAGCGGCTTAGAGAATGAGATAAAGATGCTAGATAGCGTGACCATTTTAATCAGTAGTGGCTATGGTTTTTTGGCCGTGATTGAAGTGATTACCGTGTTGTTAATCCCTATGCTGGTCTTAATCAGCCTAATGTATGTGACCTTATCGCTAAAGTTAGGCCGCATGCCATGGCAAGGGCGCGAGATTATGGCGCTTATTTACCGCTTGCTCCCTTGGAATATGGCAGAGATTTTTCTGGTGGGTACCTTAGTTAGCTTGGTTAAGATTATTTCCCTTGCCGACATTCATTTGGGGCCGTCGTTTTTTGCCTTCATTTTGTTTTCTATTTCGATGACGGCGACCTTACTGCATATTGATAAGCGCTCGTTTAATCAGGCATTTGCCTCTTGCGCGGCGGCAGCTAATGACAATCACTCGAGTGCAATTATTACAGCCTCTGTTCCTCATGCGCCGGTGCAACCCAGCCTGTCGATTCAGCGCACTTGGGCATTAATCATCACTTCTATCTTGTTATATATCCCGGCCAATATCTTGCCGATTATGAATACGCGGCTGTTAGGGCAAGACGATCCGAGCACTATCATCGGCGGGGTGTTGCTATTGTGGCATCACGGCTCTTATCCAATCGCTATGGTGATTTTTGTGGCGAGTGTGATGGTGCCTATTATCAAAATACTGGTACTGATTTGGCTTAATTACAGCGTGCAAACCGGCGCGTTTCGCTACGCCAAGCAGCGTATTCGTTGGTATCGCTTGGCGGAATTTGTGGGGCGTTGGTCGATGATAGATATCTTTGTGGTGATCATTTTGGCGAGCTTAGTGCAGCTAGGCAATGCCATGAGCATAGTGCCAGGCTCGGCTACTTTTGCCTTTGCTGCGGTGGTGATAGTGACTATGTTGGCCGCCATGAGTTTTGAACCTAAATTAATTTATAACGATAAGGTTGGCTATGAACCTAGATAA
- the mscL gene encoding large-conductance mechanosensitive channel protein MscL, translating to MGMMKEFKEFAVKGNVVDMAVGIIIGAAFGKIVTVLVSGVIMPPIGVLLGGVNFSDLAWVVKEAAGDAPAVVISYGAFIQTVLDFMIVAFAIFMLVKVINKLKRKAEEAPAAPAAPSAQEVLLTEIRDLLKSKS from the coding sequence ATGGGCATGATGAAAGAATTCAAAGAATTTGCAGTCAAAGGCAATGTAGTCGATATGGCGGTCGGTATTATTATTGGCGCGGCCTTCGGTAAAATTGTCACTGTGTTAGTGTCTGGTGTCATCATGCCGCCAATTGGGGTGTTATTGGGCGGGGTTAATTTTTCTGACTTAGCGTGGGTGGTCAAAGAGGCGGCGGGAGACGCGCCTGCTGTGGTCATTAGTTACGGCGCCTTTATTCAAACTGTGCTCGATTTTATGATTGTGGCCTTCGCGATTTTTATGCTGGTCAAAGTCATTAATAAATTAAAAAGAAAAGCGGAAGAGGCTCCAGCCGCGCCAGCGGCACCATCGGCGCAAGAGGTGTTACTGACTGAAATCCGCGATTTATTGAAATCTAAATCGTAA
- a CDS encoding GNAT family N-acetyltransferase, whose product MKVEKLENYVPKLTEVATWHFTEWHDLYPGSTLADFVNDLHNCLNDDAVPSTWVLVDGDEVVGSASILTQDMTTHPELSPWLANVFIKPEYRGKRLGSILINEVMRIAADKGLDLLHLFTEDQREFYEKLGWQAIKQERYQHAEVTIMAINLNERRAQVA is encoded by the coding sequence ATGAAAGTTGAAAAATTAGAAAATTATGTGCCCAAGCTGACGGAAGTGGCCACTTGGCACTTTACTGAGTGGCATGACTTGTATCCAGGCAGCACGCTGGCAGATTTTGTTAACGATCTACATAACTGTTTAAATGACGACGCAGTGCCAAGCACTTGGGTGCTGGTGGATGGTGATGAAGTGGTGGGGAGCGCGTCGATTTTAACTCAAGATATGACGACTCATCCTGAGCTATCCCCTTGGCTCGCTAATGTATTTATTAAACCTGAGTATCGCGGTAAGCGCCTTGGCAGCATCTTGATAAACGAAGTTATGCGCATCGCTGCCGATAAGGGTTTAGACCTGCTGCACTTATTTACTGAAGATCAGCGTGAGTTTTATGAAAAGCTCGGCTGGCAAGCCATTAAGCAAGAGCGCTATCAGCATGCGGAGGTCACTATCATGGCCATTAATCTTAATGAGCGCCGCGCGCAAGTCGCTTAA
- a CDS encoding c-type cytochrome, protein MKMKTLLIGLTLYSGYAAAAPTDTIPQPAQLCVSCHGMQGEGIDPLGPRLAGLSSEYISLQLQHFQAGVRQNPTMTAMAMTLQGDGIEQVANYFSAKPDTDVKPLIRGQQVVFSDDIQRLANQGDWSRGIPACVTCHGPSALGGGLFPRLANQQASYIKSQLVAWQSGTRKGDVDGMMANVANKLTAAEIDALANYFANLK, encoded by the coding sequence ATGAAGATGAAAACCCTCCTGATAGGCTTAACCCTATATAGTGGCTACGCAGCCGCTGCGCCTACAGACACTATCCCGCAACCAGCCCAACTATGTGTATCTTGTCATGGCATGCAAGGTGAGGGCATTGACCCTCTCGGCCCTCGACTAGCGGGATTATCAAGCGAATATATCTCATTGCAGTTACAGCATTTCCAAGCGGGAGTGCGCCAAAATCCGACCATGACCGCCATGGCCATGACGCTGCAAGGTGATGGTATCGAGCAAGTGGCTAATTATTTTTCAGCTAAGCCCGACACTGATGTTAAGCCCCTTATCCGCGGTCAGCAGGTAGTATTTTCTGACGATATCCAGCGCTTAGCCAACCAAGGCGATTGGTCACGAGGCATACCTGCCTGCGTAACCTGCCATGGCCCTTCAGCGCTCGGTGGCGGTTTATTTCCCCGCTTAGCCAATCAACAGGCAAGTTATATTAAGAGTCAATTAGTGGCATGGCAGTCTGGCACCCGCAAAGGTGATGTCGATGGCATGATGGCCAATGTAGCTAACAAGCTTACAGCCGCCGAAATCGATGCCTTAGCAAACTACTTTGCTAATTTGAAATAA
- a CDS encoding c-type cytochrome, translating to MKSSTMLLLAAMGPLTLQAQAATEPAQERPDKQAPLPSFPKVTDQTYLTPRPLSDIPEGAFGDKVRLGYQLFMNTQQLRDKYVGNELNCTNCHMDAGRKANASPLWAAYFAYPAYRKKDDKVSSFEERIQGCFNYSMNGTAPASGSPELVALSAYSYWLGMGGLMDEAKISGPVPELSDAELVKGGKRQDFPLPDALAKAMTMEERANLPGRAYPEIPKPELAYSAERGKDVYVAHCQTCHSADGQGQAMAGVYVLPPLWGPQSYNWGAGMHRVNTAAFFIYENMPFGKSMQLTTQQAWDVAAYINSHERPQDPRSQGDVKQTQEKYHNDSDYYGIAVDGKVLGTESYPIFPKKM from the coding sequence ATGAAATCTTCTACCATGCTATTACTGGCCGCTATGGGGCCGTTAACTCTGCAAGCACAAGCCGCAACCGAGCCAGCGCAAGAACGCCCAGACAAGCAAGCCCCCTTGCCTTCTTTCCCTAAGGTAACGGATCAAACCTACCTGACCCCAAGACCTTTGAGTGACATTCCCGAAGGCGCCTTTGGTGACAAAGTACGTTTGGGATATCAGCTGTTTATGAACACCCAACAGCTGCGTGATAAATATGTCGGTAACGAGCTTAATTGCACCAACTGCCATATGGATGCAGGCCGTAAAGCCAATGCCTCGCCGCTTTGGGCGGCTTATTTTGCTTATCCTGCTTACCGCAAAAAAGATGATAAGGTCAGCAGTTTTGAAGAGCGTATTCAGGGCTGTTTTAATTATTCCATGAATGGCACCGCCCCCGCATCGGGTAGCCCTGAGTTAGTCGCTCTTTCTGCCTATTCCTATTGGTTAGGCATGGGTGGCTTGATGGACGAGGCGAAAATCAGCGGCCCAGTTCCTGAATTAAGCGACGCCGAGCTAGTTAAAGGTGGCAAACGCCAAGACTTCCCGCTGCCAGACGCATTAGCCAAAGCGATGACGATGGAAGAGCGCGCTAACTTGCCAGGTCGAGCCTATCCAGAAATTCCTAAACCTGAACTGGCCTATTCAGCAGAGCGCGGGAAAGACGTATATGTTGCCCACTGCCAAACCTGCCATAGCGCCGATGGTCAAGGTCAGGCAATGGCGGGCGTCTATGTGCTGCCGCCATTATGGGGGCCTCAAAGTTATAACTGGGGAGCCGGCATGCACAGGGTTAATACCGCCGCATTTTTCATATATGAAAACATGCCTTTTGGTAAAAGCATGCAGCTAACGACTCAACAAGCTTGGGACGTTGCAGCTTACATTAACTCCCACGAGCGCCCACAAGATCCGCGCAGCCAAGGGGATGTGAAGCAAACGCAGGAGAAATACCATAATGACAGTGACTACTATGGCATTGCTGTCGATGGCAAAGTATTAGGCACTGAGTCTTACCCCATTTTCCCTAAGAAGATGTAA